The Bos taurus isolate L1 Dominette 01449 registration number 42190680 breed Hereford chromosome 18, ARS-UCD2.0, whole genome shotgun sequence genome has a window encoding:
- the MEIOSIN gene encoding meiosis initiator protein isoform X1, giving the protein MWDSSKCVCSPEQPRTNSLSPSDRKQRKNHTSKLQELAMMLPVTLKTGTKKLTKKEVLLHILQYIHYLQSSINVTKALLQLHANHGHGELEGLDWNPAAGPPKQRLSTPSSSPHSQKSRLWGACQKPRKKKPTRASERQTRAQNPRRCLALEKPEKLETPSPDQKGGNVVGTTTPPRCWDSCSLPRAEASSSQGCCVKDDTQDLGSYPAFEAQQGVEMIHFLNKTQPGPRQKLVFYDSGEEVGKESPNADPWIPAWTAEGSPQESPLALGPSQITNGIETDPLQEILGLSPSLFSSPGKLLSEQILEDGNEYLTQALFEEILLDSAPSPSACILKEPQKKDTPPEIPKDPPDSHDLGQSSVSLDHCYLSLSENSKVPSSPGSEDMDTDLVWRQQEDTQADLEGLQSSSDDGDYTWTPTRRVSPLPMAGRKARKGRASRRPPKSKESKKAPGTPQMKKKCVNGFIMFCRMNRKQYIRACPGTASTAATKELAQLWRVMTLQERKPYCTKARRFSRQHNRIVKQDSSSSEDEDWETPKPFYQLLAEKARGFPDPVSPESQQG; this is encoded by the exons AAGGAGGTTCTCTTGCACATCCTGCAGTACATTCACTACCTACAGAGCAGCATCAATGTGACCAAGGCCTTGCTCCAACTCCACGCCAACCATGGGCATGGCGAACTCGAGG GGTTGGATTGGAACCCTGCTGCAGGCCCCCCAAAGCAGAGACTCTCCACCCCATCCAGCTCCCCACACTCTCAGAAGTCCCGTCTTTGGGGAGCATGCCAGAAACCTCGGAAGAAAAAGCCTACCCGAGCGTCAG AACGCCAGACCCGGGCCCAGAACCCTCGTCGTTGTCTGGCCTTGGAGAAGCCTGAGAAGCTGGAAACCCCATCTCCAGACCAGAAAGGAGGAAATGTGGTGGGGACCACCACCCCTCCAAGATGCTGGGACTCCTGCAGTCTCCCCAGGGCTGAGGCATCCTCATCTCAAG GCTGCTGTGTCAAAGATGATACTCAGGATTTGGGGTCTTATCCTGCTTTTGAGGCCCAGCAAGGGGTCGAGATGATCCATTTTCTCAACAAGACCCAGCCCGGTCCCAG GCAGAAGCTGGTGTTCTATGATTCTGGCGAGGAGGTGGGCAAGGAGTCCCCAAATGCTGACCCTTGGATTCCCGCCTGGACTGCAGAGGGCAGCCCCCAAG AGAGCCCACTGGCCTTGGGGCCTTCCCAGATTACCAACGGGATAGAGACAGACCCCCTGCAGGAGATCCTAGGGCTCAGCCCCTCCCTCTTCAGCTCCCCAGGGAAACTGCTGTCCGAACAGATCTTGGAGGACGGCAATGAATACCTGACCCAAG CTCTCTTTGAGGAAATACTGTTAGATTCTGCACCCTCACCTTCTGCCTGCATCCTCAAGGAACCACAGAAGAAG GACACGCCCCCTGAGATCCCCAAAGACCCCCCTGACTCCCACGACCTGGGCCAGTCCTCGGTCTCACTGGACCACTGCTACCTCTCGCTGAGTGAAAACAGCAAGGTGCCGTCCAGCCCCGGCTCGGAGGACATGGACACAGACTTGGTGTGGAGGCAGCAGGAG GACACTCAGGCTGACCTCGAGGGCCTGCAGTCCTCCAGTGACGACGGGGACTACACGTGGACCCCTACCCGGCGGGTCTCGCCCCTGCCCATGGCCGGGAGGAAGGCCAGGAAGGGCCGGGCCAGCCGGCGTCCCCCCAAGTCCAAGGAGAGCAAAAAAGCCCCTGGCACCCCCCAGATGAAGAAGAAGTGTGTCAACGGCTTCATCATGTTCTGCAGGATGAACCGGAAGCAGTACATCCG AGCCTGCCCTGGGACCGCATCCACGGCCGCCACCAAGGAGCTGGCCCAACTCTGGCGGGTGATGACCCTGCAGGAGCGAAAACCATACTG CACCAAGGCGCGCAGGTTCAGCCGCCAGCACAACCGGATCGTGAAGCAGGACAGCTCCAGCAGTGAGGACGAGGACTGGGAGACCCCCAAACCCTTCTACCAGCTGCTGGCTGAGAAGGCCCGAGGCTTCCCAGACCCAGTCTCTCCGGAGTCTCAGCAAGGGTGA
- the SIX5 gene encoding homeobox protein SIX5 yields the protein MATLPAEPSARPAAGGEAVVAAAATEEEEEEARQLLQTLQAAEGEAAAAAGAGAGETAVKVEGPGSPGVPGSPPEATAEPPTGLRFSPEQVACVCEALLQAGHAGRLSRFLGALPPAERLRGSDPVLRARALVAFQRGEYAELYRLLESRPFPAAHHAFLQDLYLRARYHEAERARGRALGAVDKYRLRKKFPLPKTIWDGEETVYCFKERSRAALKACYRGNRYPTPDEKRRLATLTGLSLTQVSNWFKNRRQRDRTGGSGGAPCKSESDGNPTTEDESSRSPEDLERGAAPAAAEGPAPGSIFLAGASPPAPCPASSSILVNGSFLAAGSSPAVLLNGSPVIINSLALGEASGLGPLLLTGGAPAPQPSPQGASEGKTSLVLDPQTGEVRLEEAQPEAPETKGAQVTASGPSGEEVPTPLPQVVPGPSTAATFPLPPGPVTSMAAPQVVPLSPPPGYPAGLGPTSPLLNLPQVVPTSQVVTLPQAVGPLQLLAAGPGSPVKVAGASGPANVHLINSSVGVTALQLPSATTPGNFLLANPVSGSPIVTGVAVQQGKIILTATFPTSMLVSQVLPPAPSLALPLKPDTAISVPEGALPVATSPALPEAHALGALPAQQQPQPPPTPTASAPSLPFSPDSSGLLPSFPAPPPEGLLLSPAAVPIWPAGLELSAGTEGLLEEEKGLGTQAPHTVLRLPDPDPEGLLLGATAGGEVDEGLEAETKVLTQLQSVPVEEPLEL from the exons ATGGCTACCTTGCCTGCGGAGCCGAGCGCGAGGCCGGCGGCCGGGGGGGAGGCAGTGGTAGCGGCGGCGGCGAccgaagaagaggaggaggaagcgcGCCAGCTCCTGCAGACTTTGCAGGCGGCCGAGggtgaggcggcggcggcggccggggccggggcgggcGAAACGGCGGTGAAAGTGGAGGGCCCCGGATCCCCAGGCGTCCCCGGGTCGCCCCCCGAGGCCACTGCCGAGCCGCCCACGGGGCTCCGCTTCTCGCCGGAGCAGGTGGCGTGCGTGTGCGAGGCGCTGCTACAGGCGGGTCACGCCGGCCGCTTGAGCCGCTTCCTGGGCGCACTGCCCCCGGCCGAGCGCCTACGTGGCAGCGATCCTGTGCTGCGCGCTCGGGCCCTGGTTGCCTTCCAGCGAGGCGAGTACGCCGAGCTCTACCGGCTGCTCGAGAGCCGCCCCTTCCCCGCCGCCCACCACGCCTTCCTTCAGGACCTCTACCTGCGCGCGCGCTACCACGAGGCCGAGCGGGCCCGCGGCCGCGCGCTGGGCGCGGTGGACAAGTACCGTCTGCGCAAGAAATTCCCGCTGCCCAAGACCATCTGGGACGGCGAGGAGACCGTCTACTGCTTCAAGGAGCGCTCCCGCGCCGCGCTGAAGGCCTGCTATCGCGGCAACCGCTACCCCACGCCGGACGAGAAGCGCCGCCTGGCCACGCTCACCGGCCTCTCGCTCACGCAAGTCAGCAACTGGTTCAAGAACCGACGACAGCGCGACCGGACCGGGGGCAGCGGCGGCGCGCCCTGCAAGAG CGAGTCTGATGGAAACCCCACTACTGAGGACGAGTCCAGCCGCAGTCCTGAGGACCTGGAGAGGGGGGCGGCTCCGGCGGCTGCCGAGGGCCCAGCGCCAGGCTCCATATTCCTGGCCGGGGCCTCCCCTCCCGCACCgtgccctgcctcctcctccatccTGGTGAATGGGAGCTTCCTGGCGGCCGGCAGCTCTCCAGCAGTGCTCCTCAATGGGAGCCCCGTCATCATCAACAGCCTGGCCCTGGGCGAGGCCTCCGGCCTGGGCCCCCTGCTGCTCACTGGGGGTGCCCCTGCTCCACAGCCTAGCCCCCAAGGGGCCAGCGAGGGCAAGACCTCCCTGGTCCTGGACCCTCAGACCGGGGAGGTTCGACTGGAGGAGGCTCAGCCTGAAGCCCCGGAGACCAAGGGGGCTCAGGTGACTGCTTCAGGGCCCTCTGGAGAGGAGGTCCCTACGCCTCTGCCCCAAGTGGTGCCTGGCCCCTCTACGGCAGCCACATTTCCACTGCCCCCAGGACCAGTGACTTCCATGGCTGCTCCCCAAGTGGTGCCACTTTCCCCACCCCCTGGCTACCCTGCTGGCCTGGGCCCCACCTCCCCGCTGTTGAATCTGCCCCAGGTGGTGCCCACCTCACAGGTGGTGACCCTGCCCCAGGCTGTGGGGCCGCTGCAGCTGTTGGCAGCTGGGCCAGGCAGCCCAGTGAAGGTGGCTGGTGCCTCGGGCCCTGCCAACGTGCACCTGATCAACTCCAGCGTGGGCGTGACTGCGCTGCAGCTGCCTTCGGCCACTACCCCAG GAAACTTCCTGCTGGCCAACCCTGTGTCTGGCAGTCCCATTGTGACAGGTGTGGCCGTGCAGCAGGGCAAGATCATCCTCACCGCCACTTTCCCCACCAGCATGCTGGTCTCCCAGGTCCTGCCACCCGCCCCTAGCCTGGCCCTGCCCCTGAAGCCGGACACAGCCATCTCTGTGCCTGAAGGAGCCCTCCCGGTGGCCACCAGCCCCGCTCTTCCGGAGGCCCACGCCTTAGGCGCACTTCCTGCACAGCAGCAACCCCAGCCGCCCCCTACCCCCACTGCCTCCGCGCCTAGCCTGCCCTTctccccagactcctctggcctCCTGCCCAGTTTCCCGGCACCCCCGCCCGAGGGGCTGCTGCTGTCGCCCGCAGCCGTGCCCATCTGGCCAGCTGGGCTGGAACTGAGCGCCGGCACCGAGGGGCTGctagaggaagagaaggggctggGAACACAGGCCCCCCACACCGTGCTGAGGCTGCCAGACCCTGACCCCGAGGGGCTGCTCCTGGGGGCCACCGCGGGGGGCGAGGTGGACGAGGGGCTGGAAGCTGAGACCAAGGTCCTGACGCAGCTACAGTCAGTGCCTGTGGAAGAGCCCTTGGAACTGTGA